A genomic stretch from Brassica napus cultivar Da-Ae unplaced genomic scaffold, Da-Ae ScsIHWf_1062;HRSCAF=1501, whole genome shotgun sequence includes:
- the LOC106384541 gene encoding uncharacterized protein LOC106384541 → MATSSAPDIDMAIEETRRTAFTNRIACLRLHHVGKLKFPEYAGNTDPKAHVRAFRLAISRAHLTDDEKEAGYCRFFAENLTGAALEWFAGLEQNSIDNFTQLVSTLLKQCSVFIETKVTEADLWNLKQAPFKPLRAYINKFREIKAKISHPNEIVALAALKNGVWFSFKFREELAVRTPVSLDDALHRASYFANHEEEVAALKEQYSANKNNAIKKPATPKEPTTKGQYSYSINNSPQKSSMYDLSKYCTFHDCKGLSAEECRDAPSN, encoded by the coding sequence ATGGCAACGAGCTCCGCCCCGGACATCGATATGGCCATTGAAGAAACAAGAAGGACCGCGTTCACAAACAGAATCGCCTGCCTAAGACTACATCACGTGGGAAAATTAAAATTCCCCGAGTACGCCGGAAACACAGACCCAAAAGCCCATGTGCGAGCCTTCCGCCTAGCGATATCGAGAGCACACCTCACTGACGACGAGAAAGAAGCTGGATACTGCCGTTTCTTCGCCGAAAATCTCACTGGAGCCGCGCTAGAATGGTTCGCCGGACTAGAACAAAATTCTATTGACAACTTCACCCAGTTGGTGTCAACATTACTGAAACAATGCTCAGTCTTCATAGAGACCAAAGTTACCGAGGCAGACCTTTGGAATCTCAAACAAGCACCTTTCAAACCTTTAAGAGCATACATAAACAAGTTCCGAGAAATCAAAGCCAAGATTTCGCACCCAAACGAGATCGTCGCCCTAGCAGCATTGAAGAATGGAGTTTGGTTCTCATTCAAATTCAGGGAAGAACTGGCAGTTCGAACACCTGTATCACTGGACGATGCCTTACACAGAGCCTCGTACTTCGCCAACCACGAAGAGGAGGTCGCAGCATTAAAGGAACAATACAGTGCGAACAAGAACAACGCAATCAAAAAGCCGGCGACCCCCAAAGAACCAACCACCAAGGGACAATACTCCTACTCAATAAATAACTCGCCGCAGAAATCGTCGATGTACGACCTCAGCAAATACTGCACCTTCCACGACTGCAAGGGCCTCTCAGCCGAAGAATGCCGAGATGCACCTAGCAATTAA